Within Trachemys scripta elegans isolate TJP31775 chromosome 12, CAS_Tse_1.0, whole genome shotgun sequence, the genomic segment GCTttcagccacccccaccccctgccctggctggggccacatgggggggctgagagcagcgaGTGGGGGCCTGGCCTCAGCTGGAAGAGGGGGTACATGAGgcttcacccaccacccatgggagCCAGTAAACTTATaccaccctgacaggtgtttgtctaacctgttcttaaaaacctacaatgacagggattccaaaATGTCTCTCAGTGACCAATTCCAGTACTTATCTATCCCTATAGTTAGAAGGTTTTTCCCAGTATCTAACCTATATCTCCATTGTgcccattacttcttttcctacCCTTGGTGGACATGCAGGACAATAGATTACTGACCTCTTTGTAAAACCTTTAACATATTAGAAGACTGTAAGGTCCACCCTCAGTCATCTCTCTTTtcagttttttcaacctttcctatGTCAGGTTTCCTAAACTTATCATAATTTTTgcagctctcctctggactctctccaatttgtctacaactttcttaaagtgtggtgctcaaagttggacacagtactccagctgaggcctcaccagtgctgagtagagtgggacaattctgacccatgtcttacatacactACTCCTGTGAAGAGGGCCGTCCCTGGGGGGAgtgcggggcccgggacaaatcAGCCCCTGGTGACTTGGGTGCCCGCTCTGCATCGGCAGCTGGGCAGAGCTGTGGGCATGCGGGGCAGCAGCAGCCGAgagcctgggggtgctgcagcaccccccgcacccaTAGTTCCTGCACCTGTGTCTTTTGGGACCAACCGCACTGGCCAATCGCACCGGCCCACAGGGCCCCCTAAAGCACAGGGCCCAGAGCGGTCACTCCGattcgccctacccaagggactGCGCTGcctgttaatacatctcagaatctTAGCCTTTTGACATTAGCTTGCatgacattgttgactcatattcaatttgtgattcactatcagcccaaaatctttttcagcttTGCTCAGCACATTAAAAGTAGACAGGATGAAAAGCAGTTTTCACCATTAATAAAGAAATTTAACTGAAAATACAATTATGTATAATGGTTATTATGAGCCCAATACTGATGGCTGCCATTTACTGACCTGTGTGTGACACTGACAGAATGATACTCAAAATCAGTTCCCATCCTGCTTTAACACTGACCTAACAAATGAAATACCAGCTTTCATGCCTAATATTCAAACTAATTAACTTCATTTTTGGATGGTTCCACCAATAGGATGGAAACTAGTTCCGTATGTTATGCTGGAACTCCCAGCTTGCCAGTCTCCAAATGAGGTCATTTTTTGGTGTCAGGGCTTTCACCAATTGAGGTTCAGAAATCCCCTTTGTAACttattttcaaaaacttttcTAAGTTTGTTAAAGCAGTAGAAGGTTCCTCCCCCTAACGCTGAACTTTCAGAAACACCAAGCTGAAGGAGAGGGGTACAGTTTTCCTCTGTGAATGCAACGAGATTTTGCctataaatatttttcatggtGGTATAAACAGAACATACCTTATGAAGGAAAAAGGGTCTGGTTTTGTAAGTTGCTGACTGCCCTTGGCTGCCACTGATGCAACTCTATGTGCCTGATTCTGCTTTTTAAAGTtaacaggagttttgtcattgacttcacaggGAAAAGGATTCAGTGCTAAGACTGCCAACATGGATAAACACATGTATTGTACGAAAAAGCATAGAGGGGGGTTTCTCCTCCAATGTAAATTGTATTATTTGATAGCTCATAATTATTTTATCTACCTTCagcatttatacagcaccaatAACCAATGGTTTCattgttaaggcactggactgggactcagatgacctgggttctagccccaaaTTTGCAACCAGCTTCCTGTGTGGTTTAGGTACATCATTTCATTTCTCTGTACCTCATTTCCCCATTCGTAAAATGGGGATTTAATACAAACATCCCACTTCACAGGAATGTTCATGGTTATAAGGTGCACAGATACTATCGTGATGAGCACCACAAAAATGCCTATAAACAAATGATAAATCTATGCATAGATTTATTGGTTAAAAAATATTCTGCTGCATGTACCAATTCTGAAAGTGTGCAGTATGAGACAACAGGAATTAGCTCCCGTTCCTCATGGTAGTCCCCATtcacacattttgggggaaatccTGGCGCAATGAAGTGAGTGGTAagaaaaagactcccattgactttatcaGGCCAGGATGTCACCCTCTATTTTAAAAGGTCATTGTTGATGCTGTCTGAGCTATCTGGGTTTGTAGGGTAAATCCTCCACAGTTAATAGATTATTTCCCTTAACAGACCATAGAAAGCACCTCTGGAGACATGGCCATTGACTTTATCACACTGGCTGGTGCACATGTACACTAAGTCCACACTGTTAAAAATTCTTGGGTTGAAATAAGTTACTGCAAATGCACAGTAGCTGATTTTGAAACCACGACACTGCTACAATTTATTATCATCATTTTTACAAAATACCCAAAGTGATCAGATCATATGGTAGATTACTGACTTGCCAAAGGTTATGTTTTAAATCAAAACCGTTTTTGAGTTATACAAGTGCCAAAAATATCTTGaaccaatctttttttttaaatcaaccccTGTCCAACGAAACAGTTGTATAATTTAAAACAGAACCAAAAGTTTATGttggaaattgtttaaaaaccaaCCCTCCAAATCATGCTTGAGCAGAAGCCTTGTATGGCAAGATTTAGcctggggcaatttggtgccaaGGTATAGACTCCCCCTATGGGTTTCTAATGGAAATActgacacaaccttaactatagtgatGCAAATGTGCCCCTAAAacactgtatttgtttttattaatagaaGTGGtagtgtttacatttgcaggtatCTTACACTTCAGCATCAATGAATACTGAGTAGAACGAGTAAAGTCTTGGATGGAAGGGTCAGAAATTCCCAAACAGGTGAATGAGACAAAAGATGAAAGTCCTCAATTATGAAAACaagaagttaaaataaataaatgagggacagggagggaaaataataaaagtaagAAAATATAAGCAAGCATTAAGTTGGAATGGTTCAAATAACTTCAAATGATGGCTACTAAATTAGAGACAGAAGAAAACACAGTTACTAATTAAACAGCAAGCATTAAAGCTTTAtggttttgtattaaaaataaaaacaaaacaaaaaagaaaagcttttaaaaataagacttGCGTTTACCAGGCCACCAAACTGCATGGACTACTGAAGAAACTAACAAAGGCAATACTGAGACattaagacacacacacactccatacaTGTGCAACCTGACTTTTCAATAcattgccttctctctctctctctctctcgctcaaaAAAAGGCATCTCCTAAACATTTCCATTCATATAAAGCTTTATAGGAAAGTTTCTTAAAATGGTATTGTCTTGTATAGTTCTTCTTTGTTACATATGCTTGTGTATCCTTGTCATTGTCAGAGGAAGGAGTTTGacataatttttgtatttttaagaggAGGTGCTTTCTTTTTCTCAGATCAGAGATTACATTCCTTACCATTGGATCCCTCCCTCCCCGTATATAAATTTGGTGCTTCCACCAACTCCCTCCAGGCTTAAAAAGATAAGGGTTGGCACTAAACTTAAAGGTTTTGGCTCCTGTAACAAAAATTAAGGCtcatgttttgtttccttttctttttcatccCACTTTTACCTACTGAAACCCCAACCCTTAACCTACAGGTAGTGATTCCAATCTAAGAATGTGAGGGGTATTTGGGGTCAGGCTCTTCTACCGATTCACAAGGTTCAGATGGCAGCTTTCCAAATTGTGAACTGGACAGACAGGTTTTTCAAATCTCATTAGCAACTGCAGCCAAAGTTTCAAGACAATTTAGCGTCTTCTGAAAGATCActagtcattttgaaccaaatgGGGAATGAGATATTACCAACACTAAGTCCTTGCTTTCTACATGTGTGAAAATGGACTAGGGGGTTAATTTCCTCATTAAAGGAAACcacaaaagcaacaacaacaaaaaattctcaATTCTGCATGATTACAGTTCGTAACATTAACAAGGCATCCGGTACCTGTAGCAAATCTAGCCCCACAGACATTGCTGACCACACCCTAGCATTAACTTAAACTGGACCTCTTCCCCAAAAGAAATTAACGTCTTGTGAAAAAAAGCTAAGTGTGAAAGGCAAagaggtaatttttaaaaaaattcactgcATTAAGATCCAGATTGGTTTGGGGGAgcaggtgggagagagggagcgGAGAAGGGCGTTTGAGTAATATATGCTAACACTGTTCTAGATGTGTTATTACAGCTGTAATTTCTGACTCTGTACAAATTGTACACGTAGGTTTAGACACATGAAAAAGTAATACACTCACAGAGACATAAAACACCTAGGTATAAAATATAAAGCAGTGTAGTAGTAGTTACTAAAATTACATGCTCTCTTATTGCTACAGTGATTtttgctcttttttctttttactgtacCACATGTTGTTCTAAGCATATAATTTGCATAAATTATTCAAGTTTAAGAAAAAATCCACACATCTTCACTTTAAGCTACTTATAtagttaatataaaataaaaaggttcTAAGATATCTCTTTATTAAAAGAGAGATAAAAATGTCATTTGAAACTGGAATTCAGTGGCCAAATCCAAGGGCGGTGTACACCTTATCATTCTTGTAGTATTATGCCCACGCAGGATAGCGGAGTTTGGTGGGGTATTTGGCCCAGTCTACAGATGGTCACCAGACCTGCATGATGCCtatgtgtttggttttgttctgtttttgactTTTGCGAAAAGGACTATGAATGACCAAAGACTAACATTTATAATTTGTAGCAAAATTTGGTTTATGTAGAAACAAGCCATGTTTTGCATTTGGATAGAGATTTAAATGAATTAAagctaaaaattaaaaagcatgATGCTGCAACATCTGGTCACTTGTTGAAGACCTCACTTTTAAAGTGGTTAAGTTTGCAcaatttgtactttttttttttgttttttttgttttttactaaacagtatttttccttcttttataaACCAGAAAAACTAAACTACAGATAAATTTTCCCTACCTTGAGCTAATGCTGCAGATAGGGTTGACAAAGCTGTACAGCGCAATCAAACATACTTACATCTTAGCTCATTGTACAGGTACAGCCATAATCAAGGCACAAAGATCTTCTACAAGTTATTTTTTCAATAAAGTTgtacaaaataatacattttacagtCTGTACAAGAATAATAATCcagcagtaaaataaaaaaatgagggcggggagaagaaaaagaagggaaagacCGTGAGGACTCAAGTCCAGATAATGATTTTTATAGCAGACAGGATCATCAGTGGACAAACGGAAAACAGTGTGTGGTTAACTCTTTCTGCAATCACAGGCCATACGCAGTTCAATTCATAACGTCCATGGTCATCTTAAGACCACCAAGACTGGATTTAAAAATACCCTTCTGAAAGGTAGCGGTTAGTTTTTGCACTGTCTAGGTCTGTTGTAGAATTGTCAGTATTTCCGTTCAAAGCCACATTACAGTCAGAGAACCAAACTCAAGTGTCTGTCTTCAAACTTGGTCTGTGACTTGGCACCTTCTTTTGTCTGATGCAGTGAATGGATACAAAGTTGAGATCATGGGTTATACGATTATGCCCACAACAGTGCTAAATTACCTAAGGTTTTCTCTCcccattttgtttgtttactttttaaattttatcccCAATCCTTTCAGGTGCTCCACATTCAGggcttttaattaattaattaattaattttgttaacaACAGTGTTAGGGAACCCCCCATGAAAATGGCCTTTAAGTTTTAGGTGCCATTTCAAACTGTCTGAGGGGGACACAAGCAAGCTTAGAAGTGCTGCTATTGTCCAGCAAGAAGAAAAAGTTGAGGGGTGCAAATCAGAGGGAGACTGCAACAGTTCTCTTCCACCCTATGTGggcaagggttttttttgtttcttttttgtttttcttttttttttttttttaataaggaataAGGAGtccaaaacacagaaaaaaagtgCTCTCCATCACAACAACTCATATTGGCGAAGGTGCATCCGTTGAATAATGTCCCGACAGTCATTGAAAACCCTCCGGATGTTTTCTGTATCCACTGCACAGGTGAAGTGAGGATAGCAGTAATGTCTTCCATCTCCACTTGCTGTGCTGATTCTCTGTAGGAATAGTACAGAGAAATTGTGTGTCAAAATAAAATTGTCTGGAAAAAATTATGCTCTCAGCTGAATGTTGGTGAGGATATTATGTAAGTtctaagacaggggttctcaaacttcattgtgccacgactcccttctgacaacaaaagttacTACACAACCACAgaaggggggactgaagcctgagcctgccctaGCCCCTGGGGGGTGGgaaccaaagctgaagcccaagggcttcagccccaggcagggggtctGTAACCTGAGCTCCACTGCCCAGACTTCGGCCCCGGACTGCAGCTAGTCTAagtcagccctggcaaccccattaaaacgggtcGCAACTcactttgagaactgctgttctaagGTGAAATCtggaccccactgaagtcagtgacaaaactcccactgacttctgtgggatcAGGTTTTTACCCCAAGGATTTAACTTGAGAGGAACAGGGTTGCATATGGAAAAACTGAGTATTTGAGAACTGAAATGTAACTGCAGAGATAAGAGAACTTCACTGATTCACATTAATGGGGAACTTatgtgcaggtgggggagggaattggcCCACACAACTCCCATAGTGAACTTCCCCCTCCAGAGCACTGAATTTTGCCTGTGTGTGAATCTTCAGCTCCTCTTTACAAACTAGACACAGTCTCTCAGTATTTTTTTGGTTCTGGTGTAGATGAGTCCCAATTTTTATTGCGATGCTCAGTATCCCTAATAATAATGACACCTAATTCAGGTACTTATTGTACAAATACTTAAACAATTGTTACTAAAACTAATCAGCTGGCTAACGAGATGATGGGAACGATACAAGGAAATATTAATATTCAGCAGATAATAGACTGATTTGAACCACAACTTCCTTTAGAAGTGACGTAgtggatgaaatcttggctcccactgaagtcaatgcgagtTTTGCTACTGGATGTCAGTGGGGTTAGGGATTCACCCATTATCTCCCATTTGAGAATTATGGATTCTCAACAATTATTCTAATCATTTAACTGTGTATCTTGTGAAACAAACGAAAAGTAGCTAAAAAAATCCAACACCTTTTAAACCTCTAGTTGGGTGTATTACATAGCACGCAGGTTAAAAATATAAGCCActgtaagggtacgtcttcacttaccagagggtccggcggcaggcaattgatgttctgggatcgatcccggacgtgctcgccgtcgacgccggtactccagctcggcgagaggagtacgcggcatcgacgggggaacctgcctgccgcgtctggacccgcggtaagttcggactaaggtacttcgaattcagctacgttattaacgtagctgaatttgcgtaccttagtctgaagtggggggttagtggggaccagtgGCCAGAATAGGCAAACAGTTCTGCAATATTAAAACACAGTTAAGCTTATGATAGAAAAACATacatagaaaaaagaaaatacttacAAGAAACTCATCTCTAATAAAATACTTGGCCCTTGTAACTCTGGGATCCTCACCAGGCTCTGGTGTTGctggttaataataataatacaataagCATTTGTTAAAGTAGGAGTTTCATAGTAATGATTCTGAAAATCATAACTTACCCACTGACCATCAACTTTATGAACTAGTCTTTGTTTTCTGATCAATTGCAATTTAAACAATGTTCTTAACATAAAATATTACAGTTCTAGTCTCTAATATGGTATCTAAAACAATAAGACTCCAGGAAAGCAACAAAATATGATGGTATCCATAATGTCAGGAATGTGTCAGAATTTAAGGAAATATTAGTGCAATTACAAGCTTTTGTAAGGAACTTACAGGTAACCTGCAACACCATATGACCCCTAATGCCATTGACTGGGTTGAGTTGTACTACTCTGGTTGCAGATAAAGGAACGCTGATGGTCATTAAAGTGAATGAATCTGTAAcaagtatatttattttataagtaaCCGCATAATATGAAATGGAAACTTCCTTAGAGAgtctcttttaaaagaaaagaaaaataaaggatcATTAAAAAGTGCTGTCACACACAGAAAGGGTGTTCCCATGGAAACTTGCACCTCAAGGGACACTCCTGAACCCCACCACTGCACTGAGACTGCAGTGGAATCCAGCAACAAAGTGCATAATAAAATGATCGCATGTTGAGATGCCTATGTATATGTCCAACAGATAATGTCCTCTAATGGGACTGAAGAAACATTAAATTACAATTTGTCTGAAAGATACTGAACATTCTTTCAGCTTTGGAAATTTACTTCTTTTAAAGTTTATCTGAAACTTCCAATAAATGTTACATACACAATTAACATATACTATTGCCCAAGGAAGTGGTACTTTGATGATACAGGTTTATTAAAAAGATGAGAAAAATGTTCTTACCATCCTCTGGTGTAGTGTAGCGAGCAAATTCTGGAAAGTAGTCTTCAATTTTAGATTTCCCTGCCAAAACTTTCTCTGCTAGCAAATCCTGTTTATTCAGGAAAAGAATTACTGAAATGGTCCGTAGCCACCTAAAGAAAATTGAAGCCAAATACTGTTAGAACGTATGGCTGAGCTTAAACATCAATAACAAAAAACATAATGCACTACACTTTAGagaagtggttttcaacctgtggtccacagacctctgagggtccacagactatgtctaagatttccaaaggggttcacacttcaatttgaaatattttagggatctgcaaatgaaaaaaggttgaaaaccactgctttagagaatATATTCATATTCTATACTATCACAGTTTCTCTtaagcttattttattttttcccactaTTATGACTACCATTTTCCCAatactgtgtattttttttttcattagattTTAATACTGTGTGTTAGTATTCCATATAGCAGGTTTACAGTGGCGATCAAAGATAATGATTGACTGGGCCATGTCAGAAATAGAAATGGTGCACTTTATACCAAAGATTAACTTTATCAATATAACACAGTGTTACTAATGCATGTGAAATTAATGATGAAACTTCAATTCATGGACCTGTTGTTCCAGATACTCTTGAAGAGGTTTAGTGCTTCTTGAAGCCGATTGGTCTGATTGTCCTCTCGTATAACCATGTTGTAGCTACTGCTGGCCACCACAAATATGATAGCAGTCACATCTAAATCAAGAAACACCCAGTAGTTAACATCAAGATCCTGATAAAATCTTCAAGAACCCCAGAGTTCTATGAAACTTTAAAGCTTCCAGCTTCACtaaggtggggaggggctggcctAAAACTATTGCCTCCTGCTTTCTAGGTGTAAGAAATAAGAAAGAGGGGGCAGTAGGGAAGAAAGCATAACAGAGGCAAGTGGGAAGTCAGAGGACTGAAAGGGATGCAGGATAGTGAAGGGGAGTGAAAAGAATAGAAAGAAACTATAGAAAGAGAGGAAAGAAGGATCAGACTGGAGAAAAGATTGAGAAAGATGAAGTGAGGTACAGAGAAAAAGGAAGtgtgttttaaaaggaaaagaagaatggaaaaaaaaaagagggaactAAAAAGCTAAAAATCAACTCTAGGGAGCAGAGAAAGCAAAGATGCCTTTGGGGAGAACTCCAGAGCAACTGCACTTTTGCTTCCATGGCAATAAAAAGCACAACCACTGAAATCACATTAGTATGGCCCCTTCCCAAAACCTTTTTCTAAAATGATATTCCTTGGAGAGATGAGAGGAAAGATGACTGAAGAAAAggtaaggaaagaaaagagaaggatGAAACAAAAGATTCACTGTGAATTCATGGTTGCAGTCTTAATTCCTCCCACTGCATACTATACCTCTCAGAGGGACACTGCCTCTTTCCAGGGagacattcatagaatcatagaatctgagattctatgattctatgtggctGTGCTGCTCCAGACCCCTCATACTGACTTCCAAGCTCATCTGCCTCAGACATCAACAGGAGAAGAGATGAAGCAGATCGTAAGGcaacaggaagaggaaggagcaGAGGTGAAAACTGAACGGATCTTTTATTAGTAGGGCAAAAGGAAACATTGCACAGCAGTCCCATGCATATCCCATTGCTCAGATGAAATTACGGCAGCAACTGTAGCTGAATAAAAAGCAAGTAAACTATGTTCTCTCTATTTAGCATCTTCCCTCTTCTATGAGCtcattagaactggtctaaacaAGGGGGAGAGGAATTGTGTGAAATTACATTTTGcccattaaaaaaatgaagtctGAAAATTTTTGACTAGATCTAGCTTTACAAAATTATGTGCACAAAAGAAATGCTTCACACACAACTGATATACagacacctctggggtggaatgcagcagctgtaCAAAACTCACACACATTAGGTTCAGGACACAAAGAGGACTATGGACAATTTAAATTACCGGGGGAGTTTATGAAAGACTAGATTACTCAAAATGAATTTTGGCCAGGacacaaaaaaaaagtgttaacagTCCAGCTCTTGTGAAAAGTGCATAGGATTTTTAAGTGCCATTTTGCTATGTTAGCATTCTAGAGAAAGGAGCTTACCAACAGTTTTTCCCAGCAAGGTGGTTAGAGTTTTCCTGGTCAATTTAGACAGGGCGTAACACATTCTATACCATTATTTTAAAAGCTGTCCTACAGAAATACATGGGTGCCTAAGGTGCAACAATTTCAAAACTCAGTGGAAAACTTTATGAGCAGTGCCACTCCGGACCTCAATTTTACAACTTATCCAAAAGACAGAACCTCCAAAGGGCTCCCTAGCACCTCACTGCGGCAATGGTTCACTATTAACTTGGAAGAGTGGCACCTACTAGGTCAGCAACATAGCTTCTCTTACACACAATAATGTGGCATTTTAATTTGATCACCCGTATTTATGCTACATGTAGCCCTTCACTTGTTAAGACAGAACAGACCGTTTGGAAATGAACTGTCACGTCGTGGGCAAATCACAAAAAGGAGAACTTATTAAATGATAGCAGGAAGTTTGGGGCAGCAGGAAGTTTGGACAAACTATTTTAATTTACCCAgcttcctttccttcccacctAAATTTTCACTCAAGCACTCAAGACATTCAAAACAGTTACAGTAGATTACACGATTATACAAATTCCAGCCAATCTGTCTGTTCAAAGAGACACCTTATGATTCCAGACAACTAAAGAGGACAGGAGTTAAATCTCACGTATtgttatttacattaaaatattgcaatgaacttttattttttaaatttgataaaaaaatcaattccaAATCTTACCATTGAAACATTGGATCCATTTTCGGCGTTCATCTCGCTGCCCTCCAACATCAAACATGCTAAAGAGGAAAAACTCTTAGTCACGTACTGTACAAAAACACCGCTGCTCTCCTGACTCTGACATACAGTATTTAAAGTAATTGTAAATGCTGTATGTGACTAGAGCATGTAAACAACCCCAGGACTCCCATTTTTTAGAACCTAATGAGACAAAGGACTGGCAGAATCTGCAGGTAGGAGTAACAGCTTATTCGCCAGTGCAAAGAGGCTTTCACCCCAAAACGTAATGTAGtacttttagggcttgtctacatgaaaagTTAGAGtgcggcaagctggggtgtaaatctacagtaaaCAAGACAACTGCACATTAACTGTCCGTGTGGATGGACCCTGCTATTGCGCACTAAAAGTTTTACAGTTCTGTTTGAAATAGCAgtatgtcacagcacactatcgAACTTTTAATACGTGGTAGCAGGATCACCCAGTGACTTAGTGCGCTATACATTCATACCCTGGCTTGCCGCCCACCAAGatttcatgtagacaagcccattcCCTCATCTGcactaaaaagacaaaaaaagctAGAATTGCTGAAGCATATCACAGGGTTCTTATTTGTCCTCACTGATCAAAGAGACATTTAATAAAACTACTACAATGAGAGGTTTCCTCACACAGATACTGTAGATCTAGGTTCAACAATATCAGAGTCAGCATTTTTGGGTCAGGGCCATCAAACAACCATTAAGCACCAGCTACTTATAAACTGGAAGAGGGAGGAAAGTGTTCTGTTCCTCTGATACACACACAGGTTTTGGACAGCTTTGTCAGTACACtgattttaaacttttattatgCATGGAACACGACAGACCTGGAAGAAAAGGAGGCACAGAAGCAGTTCAAAGAAAAGTTTCTCTCTGTTCTTTTATATTTAGATAAAACTGGTTGACAGACACTCTCCAAGAGACAATATGAAAGGCa encodes:
- the GNAS gene encoding guanine nucleotide-binding protein G(s) subunit alpha isoform X3; the encoded protein is MRILHVNGFNAEEKKMKIQDIKNNIKEAIETIVTAMGNLAPPVELANPENQFRIDYILNLANQIDFDFSAEFYEHTKTLWQDEGVKACYERSNEYQLIDCAQYFLDKIDIVKQNEYTPSDQDLLRCRVLTSGIFETKFQVDKVNFHMFDVGGQRDERRKWIQCFNDVTAIIFVVASSSYNMVIREDNQTNRLQEALNLFKSIWNNRWLRTISVILFLNKQDLLAEKVLAGKSKIEDYFPEFARYTTPEDATPEPGEDPRVTRAKYFIRDEFLRISTASGDGRHYCYPHFTCAVDTENIRRVFNDCRDIIQRMHLRQYELL